TTTCACCTGGGCGACGGAGCAGCCCGAGCAGAACAGCAACTTCCTCCATGTCAACTACCCGGTCGTGAAACGACCGGGCTTGCTGCTCGAGTCATCACTGGCTGTGATGGGTTCGGCTGCGTCCAGTTCTCACGCGATGAGGGTGAGTTCAGGGGCCGTTGACTGAGCCCCGCAGACCCACACGTACCACCCGCGGTGGGCGATGTTGTGGGACGCGTTGCAGTCCGCGTGCTCAACGAAGCCGCAGACCCGGCACGAGAAAACAGCCTGGGCAGGCCGGTTGCCGCGTGCGATGTGATGACACTTCGAGCATTCCTGGCTGGTGTACGCCGGATCGACGTGCACCACCGGCACCCCGGCCCGCTTCGCCTTGTAGACGATGAACGAGCCGAGTTGCGCGAAGGGCCAGGAGTGGAGCGTGGTGCGTTGGGGCTTTCTCAGCCGTGCCCGCTCGCGAATGCCCGTGAGTGTCTCCAGGGCGATCCCACGACCGGTGCGTTCAGCCTCCGCCACGATCCGCTTCGAAATCTTGTGGTTGATGTCCTTGGCGCGCCGGGCTTCCTTGCCCGCGTACTTCTTCGCCCGCCGCTTGGCAGACTTGGTGTGCTTCTTCTGCAGCTTGGAACGCAGCTTGCGATCCTGTTCCCGCTTGCGGTTGATCCGACGCCCGCAGAGGCGCTCGCCATCGGAAGTGGCCGCGATGTTCACGATCCCCAGGTCGACGCCGAGGAACCCGGCCGGATGAGCGTTCAGATCCCCCTCGGGGATCTCGCACGTGGCGATCAGGAACCACTTCCCGCCCTGGAACACCAGGTCGGACTCACCCTGGCGGTGCGCAGCCAGGACCTCCAGCTGCCCGGCCTGCCCGGTGAACGCCACGTTCTTCAGCCGGCCGGCCGTGGTCCAGATCGACACGGTGCGTGCCTGGTGCTGCCAGGACAGCATCCGGTCGTCGTACGGCTGAGCCGCCTCGGACCGGAAGACCACCGGCTTACCCGAGGCGCGGGCGTGCCGCTTCGTGCCGGGCCGCCCGTAACGTCCCGCCCGGAGGTTCGCCTTCAAGGTGGTGTAGGCGTCGCAGGTCTTCTTGATCGCGTGCTGGGCGGCCTGCGCGCCAAGTCCCCACCTGACCCGGATCTCGGCGTAGGTGTGCTTGCGGAGCTCCAGCGGACGTCGCGCCTCTTTCTCGAATGCGACGGACGCGGCCCAGGTGGCGGCCTCGTTGCAGGCGTGCAGGGTCGCCTCAAGTGCCGCCGCCTGTACGGGCGTCGGCAGCAGCTTCACCCGCACCACCAGCTTCACGATCAGCGAACCTATACACCTGGACGAAGACCCACCACACGTTCGCCCCACCTCACCCGAACGAGCGACACCCGCCCCAGCCCTGACCGCACACACCGCCGTAGCCCGGCTCCGCCGGAACGCCTCCCGGCCGCTCCGCGGCCGTCATGGCCTGCGGCACGTCACGGCGACGCTCCGCGTCACACCCCGTGGATGCGATTCCTCCCGGGCGTGAACGCCCGGGGCTCCTCGCAAGAATCCGCTGAACACCGGCAAGGTCGTCAGCGGCGGGGCCGCCTTCCCCGAACACGGCGGACTGTTCCGCATCGGACTCGACGAGGTAAGCGGCTGGTTCCTGGGCGAGATTCAGGTCCACGGCTAGGGACGGCCCGGTCCGCGCATCCGTCCCTGCGGGTAAGACAAGGCGTTGGATCGACAGGACGGCCGCGTCCTTGACGCGCTGAAGCAGCGACCATCGCTTGCACGTCCGGGCCTGATGCACTCGCCGCGTGTCAGTTCCTACCGTCCACGGACGCTCCAGGACTTCGGTGACCTACGGTCCGGCAAAGAGCGAGCACGGACTGGTGTCGGGCGATTCTCCATTGGCGCTTTTTGTGCGTGTTACGTGTGTTGGACCCGCGACTACCTGGGCGGCGGTCAGGGAGGCAAGGCCGGTAGTCGGCCCAATGTACTGCTTCGCCTGCCGGGGGCATTCGGTATGACATGACTGGTGGAGCGGCAATGGCGCGCGGATGCGGGCAGGCCCGACGCGCGGCGAACAGCGCGGCGGTCGCGGCGGGAGCCCGGGCGGGCTTCGTCGCCCGCGGCGTCATCTACGTACTGATCGGCGTCCTCTCCTTGCGGATCGCCTTGGCCAGCAGCCGAGGCGGGCAGGCGGATCGGGGTGGCGC
The DNA window shown above is from Streptomyces sp. NBC_01445 and carries:
- a CDS encoding RNA-guided endonuclease InsQ/TnpB family protein produces the protein MKLVVRVKLLPTPVQAAALEATLHACNEAATWAASVAFEKEARRPLELRKHTYAEIRVRWGLGAQAAQHAIKKTCDAYTTLKANLRAGRYGRPGTKRHARASGKPVVFRSEAAQPYDDRMLSWQHQARTVSIWTTAGRLKNVAFTGQAGQLEVLAAHRQGESDLVFQGGKWFLIATCEIPEGDLNAHPAGFLGVDLGIVNIAATSDGERLCGRRINRKREQDRKLRSKLQKKHTKSAKRRAKKYAGKEARRAKDINHKISKRIVAEAERTGRGIALETLTGIRERARLRKPQRTTLHSWPFAQLGSFIVYKAKRAGVPVVHVDPAYTSQECSKCHHIARGNRPAQAVFSCRVCGFVEHADCNASHNIAHRGWYVWVCGAQSTAPELTLIA